One genomic window of Procambarus clarkii isolate CNS0578487 chromosome 43, FALCON_Pclarkii_2.0, whole genome shotgun sequence includes the following:
- the LOC138349927 gene encoding WD repeat-containing protein 87-like, with amino-acid sequence MTNMNLDREDHLSRNVSQLTEALEEKQNTDVVYTDFAKEFDKCDHEVIAHKMISIITTGKVGRWILNFLRTEHKETWKAYEAKELVYKDKVLGYEAKELVYKDKVLGYEAKELVYKDKVLGYEAKELVYKDKVLGYEAKELVYKDKVLGYEAKELVYKDKVLGYEAKELVYKDKVLGYEAKELVYKDKVLGYEAKELVYKDKVLGYEAKELVYKDKVLGYEAKELVYKDKVLGYEAKELVYKDKVLGYEAKELVYKDKVLGYEAKELVYKDKVLGYEAKELVYKDKVLGYEAKELVYKDKVLGYEAKELVYKDKVLGYEAKELVYKDKVLGYEAKELVYKDKELGYEAKELGYEDKELGYKGGVKERNPTTNPNGDRTATLKKVRSLFYRPIQLVGFLAIGTISLSHIALISSILIRCSSRMTPIAR; translated from the exons ATGACTAACATGAATTTAGATCGGGAAGATCATCTCTCTCGCAACGTCTCGCAACTGaccgaggcattagaggaaaaacagaatacagatgtggtatacacggacttcgcaaaggagtttgataaatgtgaccatgaagtgatagcccataaaatgatATCAATAATAACAACAGGTAAAGTAGGACGATGGATATTAAATTTtcttcgaacagaacacaaaga AACTTGGAAGGCATATGAGGCCAAGGAACTGGTATATaaagacaaggtgctgggatatgaggccaaggaactGGTATATaaagacaaggtgctgggatatgaggccaaggaactGGTATATAAAGACAAggtactgggatatgaggccaaggaactGGTATATaaagacaaggtgctgggatatgaggccaaggaactGGTATATaaagacaaggtgctgggatatgaggccaaggaactGGTATATaaagacaaggtgctgggatatgaggccaaggaactGGTATATaaagacaaggtgctgggatatgaggccaaggaactGGTATATAAAGACAAggtactgggatatgaggccaaggaactGGTATATaaagacaaggtgctgggatatgaggccaaggaactGGTATATAAAGACAAggtactgggatatgaggccaaggaactGGTATATaaagacaaggtgctgggatatgaggccaaggaactGGTATATaaagacaaggtgctgggatatgaggccaaggaactGGTATATaaagacaaggtgctgggatatgaggccaaggaactGGTATATaaagacaaggtgctgggatatgaggccaaggaactGGTATATAAAGACAAggtactgggatatgaggccaaggaactGGTATATaaagacaaggtgctgggatatgaggccaaggaactGGTATATaaagacaaggtgctgggatatgaggccaaggaactGGTATATaaagacaaggtgctgggatatgaggccaaggaactGGTATataaagacaaggagctgggatatgaggccaaggagctgggatatgaggacaaggagctgggatataagggcgGAGTGAAGGAACGGAATCCAACCACTAACCCCAACGGGGATCGAACGGCGACCCTGAAAAAAGTAAGATCGTTGTTCTACCGACCAATCCAGCTAGTTGGATTTCTTGCCATTGGAACAATCTCTTTATCTCATATAGCACTAATATCATCTATACTTATCAGGTGCTCGAGCCGCATGACTCCAATAGCCAGGTGA